From the Bacteroidota bacterium genome, the window AGTACCTTCTAACAATCCATGCTATTGATTCGTGTTTTTCCATTATCCCAATTAGAAAATCGTTTGTAACAACATCGTTGCTATTTTCAGTACTTATAGTTACTTGTTCACGAAGTTCTACTATAATTATTTCATGGTCGTGCAATAACTCTTTTAAAGTTTCTTTGGTAGAAAAATTCTTTCCGGGATTTTCTTTAATGGTTGAATATTTTAGAAACTCCGATAATGTGCCAATCGCATTGTGTGTCTCTAATTTTCTATTTTGTGTAGAATTTTTTATTTCCACTACCGAATTTCAGTTCGTGTTTTTAGGTGCATTTGATGTTGTGAATTATTTTGATTTATTTTTTCTTGAATCGTTTTATCAGACTGGTTCAAATTAGGTTCAAGGGGTACATTACCAATGTGCGATTTTTGGCTTAATTCATCTTCTGAATTTTTGCCTAAATTGGGTGAACCTATTTTTTTATTTTCTGAATCTGATTGTGCATTTACTGGTACCAGAGCTCCGTACAAAACTGCAGCCAACAACAATTTATATCCTACATTTTTAATTTTGATTAGTTGAATTCGTGGTTTGATTGTTTTCATTTGTTTTGATATTTAATTGTGGGTATCTTTTCAAATGCAAATTTCAGTAGGAATACGCAAGTACAGTTATATTACACTTCAATTAAATTATACGATTCACACTGTGGTGTGTTTTAAGAAGTAACCCAATACAAAAGCATGTTGTTGATGTTCGGTCATTTTATCTGCCTGCTTCATTTCTATAATTTTATTATTAAAATGACTATCGGCTTCTAATAGGTGAAATAGTTCTACTTTAGCATCAGTTGGACCAAAAAGTAATACTTTGTCGTAGTTAAGTATAACTTTACCAAGAGCTGTATAAAATTCTTTTTGCTGATGTTGTTCCAGTTGATGTTTTTGATAGTCACCCTTACTAAAATGGTGACTCATTTGATCTCTTGTTAAATTCGGTTGAAGTGTTGTGGTGATTCCGGTTTGCTCTGAAAATTCTATTAAATGGGCTACCGAATGATCCATCCATATACCTAACGATGAGCTTGTATTTGTTTTTGTCATTGTGTGAATAGTTTTTATTTTTTTTGGTTAATTGTTGTGTAAGTGATGTATTTACTGAGTAGTTCATTCAACGATTCAAAGTAGTCATGAAGTATACTTGTATTTATTTTTGGATTAGCTCTGTCGGGCAAAGTTTCTGATAGTTCAGCTAAAAATGAATTTAGTTCAGGATAGTTTATGTCAATTATTAAAGTTAACTTAAGGATAGCTTCTATTAATTCAATTTCTGCCTGCTTCATACTTTCAGTTAATCTAGTTCAATATCACCTTCAGAATCCTTTTTTTTCTTGTAGTTAAGATTCGTCATTTTTTCAAATTTATTTTTATCACTTCTATTAAAATAAATTAAGGCTGCTATCAATAGCAAGCAAATAATTATCGTTATAGTAATTCTATCATCCATTTGTATTTAATTTACTACCTCCATTATTTTATTCGAACGTGATTCAAGCTGTGAGGATAATATAGTTCTACTTTCTTTTAAAATCGATTTGTCGTAAGTAAAACGTGCCATCAAATAGCTCACCGTAGATTCAGCTCCTTGATTTAGATTCACATTTTTTTCTTCCAAACCATCATAGCAGCCACCAGTGCATGTATTATACATTATTTGATTCAATTGGTTATTTCCTAAAAACCAGGTAAAGGCAATTTCCATACTCTGCTTGTATTTATTCTCATTAAAAACTTCATAAAATTTATCCAAGGCGAGAATAGTATAAGCGACATCAATGGGTTGTTCACCTGCGGTTGATACAGCTTGCAATTCACTTCCTTTGTGGAACCAGTTTTTATTCGAAATCACATGAATTCTTTTTGCACTTATAGTTTTTGTCAAAAGAAAGTCAAAACTTGATTTGGCAATTTTTTGATATGCATCCTCTTTCGTAATTAACCAAGCGCATAAAAGTGCTTCTGGTAACAAACTGTTTGCATACGTGAGGTAGCTTTCAAACCATTGCCAATCTTCACTCGATTCATGTCGATACATTTGTACTAAGCGATTCGCCAATTCTTTTATTAATCCAACATCTTGTGTTGTTTTCTTTTTTAGTGAACTATAGTACAATCCTTTAATAGCAAATGCCATAGCGCGTGTTGAATGTATTTTACTTAACTGAGTCAACGATTTTTGCATTACTTGTTCTGCATCCTGTTGAAGTTCGTCAGGAAGTATGTCACCAAGGTGTAACATATAACCAAGCGCCCAAATAGCTCTTCCATTTGAATCTGCAAGGTTTGTAGTGCTGTTTTGTTCGGTAAATTGCTTGAGTTCGTTTACATAGTTTAAGAAATAACCTTCAGGTTGCAAACAAAATTTAATAAAGTTAAAGTAGATGTGAATGTAACCTAAAATGCTTTCATCTGTACTTTTTTCATAATGCTGACATGCTGCAATAAGTGCCCTAGCATTGTCATCAGCGTGTAACCTGATTGCATATCGGGGTGATTTAATACTGCAAATTGGACAATTCCAAAATCAGTTGTCATTTTTTTTATATGATCCAGTTTTATTTTTGGAGTTGAATAGTTCAATTGAAAACCTTGAGTGAAGAATTTTTCAAATAATAATGCATGTGCAATTGCAGCATTTTCCCAAGCCGTTGAAGCCATTTTATGCAAGCCGTTTGAACTGAGCCTTTTTCTCATTGATTCGTCTTCGAGCAATTGTATAACAGCATCACCAAGCTGGCTTGAATTGTTAAACTCAATGAGTATTCCCGAATCGCCATTGATCACTTCTTGTGCATGCGGTATGGGTGTTGATATTACCGGACACCCGCAACTAATGGCGTAGGAGAAGGTTCCACTAACAGCCTGATTGGGGTCTTTAGATGTAAACAAATATATATCTGTTAACTGCAAAAATTCGAGCAATACTGCTTGTGGTAAAAAGTAATTGATAAACTGCACATGATTTTGCATTTGCAATTCAGCAACTCTAGCTTCCAGTTTTAATCGGTAAGCTTCACCTTCCGTTTTTAAAACCCCCGGATGTGTTTTCCCAATAACTAAGAATACCACATCTCTATACCTTTCCACAATCGCCGGCAGTGCCTCTAAAGTAGTTTCAATGCCTTTCCCAGATCCAATTAATCCAAAGGTTGAGAGTACCATCTTTCCCGATAATTCATATTTTCTTTTAAGCGTATTTTTATCTGAATGAGGCACTAAATGCGTTCCATGCGCTATTACGCTTATTTTTGAGCGTTCAATTCCATATACGTCAACAAGTAAATCAGCAGAAATATGCGTCATCACCAAGATAGATTGCACTGCAGCTGACATTTGTTGCACCCTTTTTTTTACTAACTCTCCTGGTTGAGGTAAGATAGTATGAAAAGTTAGGATAACTGGTTTGTCAAGATTGTTTAAGAATGAAATAAATTCGTTTTCACGTTTTTCAAAAAAGCCAAATTCATGTTGTACAAGCACTAACTGTATGTCTTCATTTTTATTGATTTGAAATGCAAGTTTTAAGAAATTGTTTCCCTCACTAGTATTCAGTTTATATTTAATTGTTTCTAAGTAAGTATGACTTTCTAGTTCTGTTTCTAGGGCACAAATGCTTAGTTTGAACGACTTATAAAATTTGCTGTTCAAAGCCCTTACTAAATCTTGTGAATAGGTTGCAATGCCACATTCACGTGGGGGATAGGAAGTGATAAAAAGTATTTCCGGAATTTTATGTTGAGTAGCTAATGCTTCATTGTTTGCACCTATTTTTAGTTCATTTGCTCGCTCCATTAGTGGTAAAGGACTATAATTTACTTGTAGTTCATTTTTCATTGTTTTGGTTTTTATAAAGCATTAATTCTTCAAGTAGTTGTGTTAGACTAAGCGACACAGCTGCAATACGCTCATCGGCTGCACCATAATAGATGTATAGTGTATCCTCGAAGAGGGCTGTACCGGTTGGGAAGCATACATTATTTACTTCGCCCTTAAGTTCCCACTCAAGTTCAGGTTTAAATAGCGGATATGGTAAGCGTGAAATTTCTATTAATGGATTTGTTAAGTCAAGTAAAGCAGCGCATGCAGTGTACACATAACCATTTACCGTGTCGTGTACACCATGATAAATCATTAACCAGCCTACTTTTGTTTCAATTGGTGGGCAACCTCCTCCAATATAACTTACTTCGTGTTTGAATTTTGGACTAAGCACAATATGCTCGTCCAATCTTAAAAAATAGTGTTGCCAAAACTCTGTTGTAAGTTCTTTTAAATCCGTTACACACACCAGTTGTATGTCTGGACGAATGCGGTGAATAAAATAAAATTTACCATTAATTTTACGTGGAAATAGTATCAGATTCTTGTCCCAAAGTAAAACCTTTTTGTTTATCTCCGGTAAATTCGCGAGGCTTTGATTGTAGCGAAAGTACTTTTCATTGATGCTTCCTTTTGATTGCGCTAAATGGCTAAATTCACTATACGTAATTTGTGGAGCAATGATTCCTAACTTTTCCCAGTTTAATAGATCTTTCGAAATTGCCAATGCGCCCAATGCATTTAAACCATCATAAGCAGTATAGGAAAGGTAATAAGTGTCATCTATTTTTACTAAACGAGGATCTTCCATCCCCTGTTTTTCATATTCGAATTGCGGAAATAGCAATGGTTCATTATTGCGCTGCTCAAGTGACATTGGTCCTGTTAACTTGCAATACCCAATGCTCGAATAATTTCCTTTGCCTACTGCTCTGTAAAAAATATGAGTATGGTTTCCTTCGCGTAAAACCGCCGGATTTAACACCCCTTCATTTTCAAATCCAAGGTTCGTTTTCTTTAAGAGTACTCCTTCTTTTTTAATTTCCAACATGTCACAAAGTAGGATAAAAGGAATGTCAAGTACCTTACAAAACTTTTCTCAAAAGTTATAAGATTCCTATTTTTTATACATGAAAAAAATGGAAGAAACCAGTGGTACTTTTAATTATTCACAAGCACCAATTAGACTAT encodes:
- a CDS encoding pesticidal protein Cry7Aa, producing MLEIKKEGVLLKKTNLGFENEGVLNPAVLREGNHTHIFYRAVGKGNYSSIGYCKLTGPMSLEQRNNEPLLFPQFEYEKQGMEDPRLVKIDDTYYLSYTAYDGLNALGALAISKDLLNWEKLGIIAPQITYSEFSHLAQSKGSINEKYFRYNQSLANLPEINKKVLLWDKNLILFPRKINGKFYFIHRIRPDIQLVCVTDLKELTTEFWQHYFLRLDEHIVLSPKFKHEVSYIGGGCPPIETKVGWLMIYHGVHDTVNGYVYTACAALLDLTNPLIEISRLPYPLFKPELEWELKGEVNNVCFPTGTALFEDTLYIYYGAADERIAAVSLSLTQLLEELMLYKNQNNEK